One Ovis aries strain OAR_USU_Benz2616 breed Rambouillet chromosome 4, ARS-UI_Ramb_v3.0, whole genome shotgun sequence DNA window includes the following coding sequences:
- the LOC101104312 gene encoding olfactory receptor 2A14-like: protein MGGNQTRITEVTLLGFQVDSALEFFLFGLFSLFYTLTLLGNGVILGLICLDSRLHTPMYFFLSHLAIIDMSYASNNVPKMLANLVSQKRTISFVPCVMQTFLYLAFANTECLILVVMSYDRYVAICHPLHYVITMSWRVCTVLAITSWVLSFLLALVHLVLFLRLPFCGPHEINHFFCEILSVLKLACADTWLNQVVIFSACVFILLGPLCLVLGSYARILAAILRIQSAEGRRKAFSTCSSHLCVVGLFFGTAIVLYMAPKSRHPEEQQKVLSLFYSLFNPMLNPLIYSLRSKEVKGAFRRVLWKDRLM, encoded by the coding sequence ATGGGAGGCAACCAGACACGGATCACAGAAGTCACCCTCCTGGGATTCCAGGTCGATTCAGCACTGGAGTTTTTCCTGTttggtcttttctctctcttctacaCCCTCACCCTTCTGGGGAATGGAGTCATCCTGGGGCTTATCTGCTTAGACTCAAGActgcacacccccatgtacttcttcctctcacACTTGGCCATCATCGACATGTCCTATGCCTCCAACAATGTCCCCAAGATGCTGGCAAATCTTGTGAGTCAGAAAAGAACCATCTCCTTTGTTCCCTGCGTTATGCAGACATTTCTATATCTAGCTTTTGCTAACACAGAGTGCTTGATTTTGGTGGTGATGTCCTATGACAGGtatgtggccatctgccacccccTGCATTACGTTATCACCATGAGCTGGAGAGTGTGCACTGTCCTGGCCATCACATCCTGGGTGTTAAGCTTCCTCTTGGCTCTGGTCCACTTAGTTCTCTTTCTGAGGCTGCCCTTCTGTGGGCCTCATGAAATCAACCACTTCTTTTGTGAAATCCTGTCTGTCCTCAAGCTGGCCTGTGCTGACACCTGGCTCAACCAAGTTGTCATCTTTTCAGCCTGTGTTTTTATCTTACTGGGGCCTCTCTGCCTGGTGCTAGGCTCCTACGCGCGCATCCTGGCCGCCATCCTGAGGATCCAGTCCGCTGAGGGCCGCAGgaaggccttctccacctgctcctcccacctctgcGTGGTCGGGCTCTTCTTTGGCACTGCCATCGTCTTGTACATGGCCCCCAAGTCCCGCCACCCTGAGGAGCAGCAGAAGGTCCTTTCCCTGTTTTACAGTCTTTTCAACCCCATGCTGAACCCACTCATCTACAGCTTGAGGAGCAAAGAGGTCAAGGGTGCCTTTAGGAGAGTGCTGTGGAAGGACAGGCTAATGTGA
- the LOC114114623 gene encoding olfactory receptor 2A12-like, with the protein MESNQSWIAEFILVGFQLSEDVELLLFAIFILLYAFNLLANGMILGLISLDPRLHTPMYYFLSHLAITDIAYASSHLPNMLENLVKHKKTISYFSCTMQMVSYLAFASVECLTLVVMSYDRFVAICHPLQYTVIMSWRVCTFLAIACWVCGFSLAIVQVSLFLRLPFCGPQKVNHFFCEISSVLKVTCGDIWINEMFLFADGVFILVGPLSLMLVSYVRILWAILKIQSKEGRKKAFSTCSSHLCVVGFYFGIAMMVYLAPESSHQEEQQKILFLFYTFFNPLLNPLVYSVRNAQVKAAFHKVVQKNRSV; encoded by the coding sequence ATGGAGAGCAACCAATCGTGGATCGCAGAATTCATTCTGGTGGGATTTCAGCTCAGTGAAGACGTGGAATTGCTCCTCTTTGCTATCTTCATCCTGTTATATGCCTTCAACCTGCTGGCAAATGGCATGATCTTGGGACTCATCTCGCTTGACCCCAGActgcacacccccatgtactacTTCCTGTCTCATCTGGCCATCACTGACATAGCCTATGCTTCCAGCCATTTACCAAATATGCTGGAAAACCTAGTAAAACACAAGAAAACCATCTCCTATTTCTCATGCACCATGCAGATGGTTTCCTATTTGGCCTTTGCTTCTGTAGAGTGCCTGACTTTGGTGGTGATGTCCTATGACAGGTTTGTGGCGATCTGCCACCCACTGCAGTACACGGTCATCATGAGCTGGAGGGTGTGCACGTTCCTGGCCATCGCTTGCTGGGTGTGTGGATTTTCCCTGGCCATAGTCCAAGTAAGTCTGTTTCTACGGCTGCCCTTCTGTGGGCCCCAGAAGGTAAACCACTTTTTCTGCGAAATTAGCTCTGTCCTCAAAGTGACCTGTGGTGACATCTGGATCAATGAAATGTTCCTCTTTGCTGATGGTGTGTTTATCCTAGTTGGGCCCCTTTCCCTGATGCTGGTCTCCTACGTGCGCATCCTCTGGGCCATCCTGAAGATCCAGTCAAAGGAGGGCCGCAAgaaagccttctccacctgctcctcccacctctgTGTGGTTGGATTCTACTTTGGCATAGCCATGATGGTGTACTTGGCCCCTGAGAGTAGTCACCAAGAGGAACAGCAGAAAATCCTTTTCCTGTTTTACACCTTCTTCAACCCATTACTGAACCCCCTTGTCTACAGTGTACGGAATGCTCAGGTGAAGGCTGCCTTCCACAAAGTAGTACAGAAAAATAGATCAGTGTGA